One Idiomarina loihiensis L2TR genomic window carries:
- a CDS encoding mechanosensitive ion channel domain-containing protein produces MDNIVQWINDNQDMLIGFSIKFVIAIAILIVGKIVANTVTGVMTKGMKKRQVDGAVISFVGAILKTVIFIAAIMMALSHVGVETTSFIAILGAAGLAIGLALQGSLSNIASGVLLIMFRPIRAGEYVDAGGVSGTVEQINIFQTIMKTPDRKVVFVPNSEIIGGPIVNYNREELRRIDLVIGVSYSANLQQTKKALMDVITSDERVLKDPEPVVTVTNLGDSSVDFNVRPWTKNEDYWPTRWDLLERIKDRLDEEGIGIPFPQMDVHLKKDD; encoded by the coding sequence ATGGATAACATCGTCCAGTGGATTAATGATAATCAGGACATGCTGATAGGTTTCTCGATTAAATTTGTCATCGCTATTGCGATACTAATTGTCGGTAAAATCGTCGCTAACACCGTGACAGGTGTAATGACCAAAGGCATGAAAAAGCGTCAGGTCGACGGTGCTGTTATCAGCTTTGTCGGTGCAATTTTAAAAACGGTGATATTCATTGCCGCTATCATGATGGCACTGTCGCATGTGGGCGTTGAAACTACTTCCTTCATTGCCATACTAGGTGCCGCAGGTCTGGCAATTGGTCTGGCGTTGCAGGGCTCCCTGTCTAATATCGCATCGGGCGTTCTGCTTATTATGTTCCGTCCAATTCGTGCGGGTGAATATGTTGATGCTGGTGGTGTTTCAGGAACCGTTGAGCAAATTAATATCTTTCAGACCATTATGAAAACCCCTGACCGTAAGGTGGTTTTTGTGCCTAACTCTGAAATTATCGGTGGCCCTATTGTTAACTATAACCGAGAAGAATTGCGCCGTATCGACCTGGTTATTGGTGTAAGTTACAGTGCGAATCTACAGCAGACGAAGAAAGCACTGATGGATGTGATTACCAGCGATGAGCGGGTATTAAAAGATCCTGAACCTGTTGTTACGGTGACCAACCTTGGCGATTCGTCGGTCGACTTTAATGTTCGCCCGTGGACGAAAAATGAGGACTACTGGCCGACCCGCTGGGATTTACTAGAGCGAATTAAAGACCGTCTGGATGAGGAGGGCATTGGTATTCCCTTTCCCCAAATGGACGTTCACCTGAAAAAAGACGACTAA
- a CDS encoding DcaP family trimeric outer membrane transporter gives MAKASIAKKFTVSAASAAVLGVMSLGAQANETDIDFGGFVKLDMMVSDYTDGQAPSSGSIARQQYIPSLTPVGGEGDDMVTDFHARQSRFFLTTDTELDNGETLTGHIEMDFMLTPDGDQRISNSYNPRLRHAFLKYGKWTFGQTWSNFQDLNILAESVDFIGITDGIIFNRQAQIRYTSGGFSASIENPETTVTPVGGGRIISSDGFAPDVTFKYTGKTDNLTWQASALLRQLTYDVSQTGDDETTFGYGVSFGAKYTFGMDDIRASVTTGSGLGRYLGLNTWNGAYIDSNGELEAIDSTGVSFAYRHFWSEKLRSNVVYSRGWADNDEELLASVNPATYTEYTQRLAFNLMYSPASNLTFGAEISQANRETEANVDGDLNRLQLMAMYKF, from the coding sequence GGTGTTATGAGCTTAGGAGCTCAGGCAAACGAAACTGACATCGATTTTGGTGGTTTTGTTAAACTGGACATGATGGTATCGGACTACACCGATGGTCAGGCACCTTCAAGCGGCAGTATCGCTCGGCAACAGTATATTCCAAGCCTCACCCCTGTGGGTGGTGAAGGCGACGACATGGTCACCGATTTTCACGCACGTCAGTCGCGTTTTTTCCTTACCACCGACACTGAGTTAGATAATGGTGAAACGCTGACCGGCCATATCGAAATGGATTTTATGTTGACCCCTGACGGTGACCAACGTATTTCAAACTCTTATAATCCGCGTCTACGTCACGCATTTTTAAAATATGGGAAATGGACTTTTGGTCAAACCTGGTCTAACTTTCAGGACCTAAACATTCTGGCTGAATCCGTCGACTTTATCGGCATCACCGATGGCATTATCTTCAACCGCCAGGCACAAATTCGTTACACCTCCGGTGGCTTTAGCGCCTCAATTGAAAACCCTGAAACAACCGTAACACCGGTTGGTGGCGGTCGTATTATTTCCAGTGACGGTTTTGCACCGGACGTAACCTTTAAATATACCGGTAAAACTGACAACTTAACCTGGCAGGCTTCCGCACTTTTACGCCAATTAACGTACGATGTCAGTCAAACTGGCGATGATGAAACCACCTTTGGTTACGGTGTCAGCTTTGGCGCTAAATACACCTTCGGCATGGATGATATCCGCGCATCAGTTACCACAGGTTCAGGTTTAGGTCGTTATTTAGGTCTAAACACCTGGAATGGTGCTTATATTGACAGCAATGGTGAGTTAGAAGCCATTGACTCAACCGGTGTATCCTTTGCTTATCGCCACTTCTGGTCAGAGAAATTACGTTCTAACGTGGTTTACTCGCGTGGCTGGGCAGATAACGATGAAGAGTTATTAGCATCTGTCAACCCAGCGACTTACACTGAATACACGCAACGTCTGGCATTTAACCTGATGTATTCACCAGCGTCTAACCTGACTTTTGGTGCTGAAATTTCACAAGCGAACCGTGAAACTGAAGCCAATGTCGACGGTGACTTAAACCGTTTACAGCTGATGGCTATGTATAAGTTTTAA
- the xseA gene encoding exodeoxyribonuclease VII large subunit translates to MVYSVRQLNTEIRQLLEQGFGQISLVGEISNFAAPGSGHWYFTLKDERAQVRCAMFRNANQRAKVRPQNGMQVLVRAKVTVYEPRGDYQLIIEQVEDAGQGLLQQRYEQLKEKLSAEGLFAAERKRLLPDHIRKVGVLTSPTGAAIKDILAVMKRRDPGVEVIIYPSAVQGEAAVPQLQAMLKTAFERNEVDVLLVSRGGGSLEDLWCFNDETFARLLATAPMPTISAVGHEIDFTIADFVADVRAPTPSAAAELVTRDQQQQQQKAQALQQRLGLAQQRLLQRLQQRWQFLQTRLQQQHPQRQLQQQSQLADELQARANRALQNRLARQKQQVSYLHGRLQAMHPQKELQRLQQKLQTQQQRLPQVMQRVLKDKRTQQQQLMQALNLVSPLNTLERGYAIVRTEKGDVVRSEKQVTVGESIEVRLADGNITAKRQ, encoded by the coding sequence ATGGTGTATTCGGTCAGACAGTTAAATACTGAGATTCGACAACTGTTAGAGCAAGGCTTTGGTCAAATAAGCCTGGTTGGAGAAATCTCAAATTTTGCAGCGCCGGGTTCAGGACACTGGTATTTCACTTTAAAAGACGAGCGGGCTCAGGTTCGCTGCGCTATGTTCCGCAATGCGAATCAGCGTGCAAAGGTTCGGCCGCAAAATGGTATGCAGGTACTGGTAAGAGCCAAAGTCACGGTTTATGAACCGCGGGGCGACTACCAACTGATTATTGAGCAGGTTGAAGACGCTGGTCAGGGGCTTTTACAGCAGCGTTATGAACAGCTAAAAGAGAAATTGTCAGCCGAAGGGTTATTTGCGGCAGAACGCAAGCGCTTACTACCCGACCATATTCGCAAAGTCGGCGTGCTGACCTCACCCACCGGCGCTGCTATCAAAGACATTCTGGCGGTGATGAAACGCCGCGACCCCGGCGTCGAAGTGATTATTTATCCGAGCGCGGTACAGGGAGAGGCAGCGGTTCCGCAGTTGCAGGCTATGCTAAAAACGGCATTTGAACGTAATGAAGTGGATGTACTGTTAGTCAGCCGTGGCGGTGGCTCTCTGGAAGACTTGTGGTGTTTTAACGATGAGACTTTTGCGCGTCTTTTGGCAACCGCGCCCATGCCAACCATTAGCGCTGTAGGTCATGAGATTGATTTCACTATTGCCGACTTTGTTGCCGATGTCCGCGCTCCTACACCTTCCGCAGCCGCTGAGTTAGTTACCAGAGATCAACAACAACAACAGCAAAAAGCGCAGGCACTGCAACAGCGCTTAGGGCTGGCGCAGCAAAGATTGCTGCAGCGTTTACAGCAACGTTGGCAATTTTTACAAACCCGGCTGCAACAGCAGCACCCGCAACGACAATTGCAACAACAGTCGCAATTAGCCGATGAACTGCAAGCCCGAGCTAACCGGGCTTTGCAGAACCGGCTGGCGCGGCAGAAGCAGCAAGTGTCATATTTACATGGGCGCCTGCAGGCAATGCATCCGCAAAAAGAGTTACAGCGTTTGCAGCAAAAACTTCAGACGCAGCAGCAACGATTACCGCAGGTTATGCAACGAGTTTTAAAAGACAAGCGAACTCAGCAGCAACAGTTGATGCAGGCTCTGAACCTTGTCAGTCCTTTGAATACTCTGGAAAGGGGCTACGCTATTGTCCGTACAGAAAAGGGTGATGTGGTTCGTAGCGAGAAGCAAGTGACTGTGGGTGAATCAATAGAAGTTCGTCTGGCTGACGGTAATATTACCGCTAAACGGCAATGA
- the ppk1 gene encoding polyphosphate kinase 1 — protein sequence MKFFNKELSWLSFNERVLQEAADSTVPAIERIRFLGIFSSNMDEFFQVRVADVKRRIFFSQGTEEREQYEQLMAQLQKKVVLLQKRFDEVLEEVLETLRKNGISLLSIDQLNEEEKQRLKRFFTEKVQRFIVPIWVNGKGNLSNIIREDETYLCVEIINADGKQYALLEVPSDQMDRFIKLPAKGRSKKHKLLFLDDILQLNLEVLFKGIIPFKQLRAFSFKTTRDAEYRPSDDIEQSLLERMEEGLKQRVKADPVRLVYDRAMPEDMLSFLSEKLQLTQFDSFVAGGRYRNTRDFVKFPHLGKKSLTHKALPALFHPKFSHFDNVFDAIQKSDIALYYPYHRFSHFTEFVRQAAYDPKVTRISMCIYRVAPNSRVVRSLMDAVQNGKHVTVMVELQARFDEEANIEWAKELTDSGVRVSFGIHGLKVHSKLVLVHRSEGSLDRRYAVIGTGNFHEGTAQIYTDFSLFTCQPDVCTDVESVFHYLEQPYRAHKFRHLMVAPVNMRQRINDLIEFEIDQAKAGKPAELFFKVNNLEDESLIVQLYRASRAGVKIRGIVRGMCSLRPGIENLSENIEIRSIVDRYLEHARVYVFEHAGKKEVFIASADLMTRNLDHRVEVAAPIYDDEVKTDILKIMNLQWQDKAKSRFIDAEQRNKYCFESDRLAPPKGRSLVPSQVAIHRYLKRRKRDYESQQKDL from the coding sequence ATGAAATTTTTTAATAAAGAACTAAGCTGGCTTTCCTTTAACGAACGAGTGTTGCAAGAAGCTGCTGACAGCACGGTTCCGGCAATTGAACGAATTCGCTTTCTCGGAATTTTTTCCAGTAATATGGATGAGTTTTTTCAGGTGCGCGTGGCTGACGTAAAGCGCCGTATTTTCTTTAGCCAGGGGACAGAAGAGCGTGAACAATATGAGCAGTTGATGGCACAGTTGCAAAAAAAAGTTGTGTTGCTGCAAAAACGCTTTGATGAAGTACTGGAAGAAGTCTTAGAAACCTTAAGAAAAAATGGTATTTCACTACTAAGCATTGACCAGCTGAACGAGGAAGAAAAGCAAAGGCTGAAGCGTTTTTTCACGGAAAAAGTACAGCGTTTTATTGTGCCTATATGGGTTAATGGTAAAGGGAACCTTTCTAATATTATCCGCGAAGATGAAACCTATCTTTGTGTTGAAATTATTAACGCTGACGGCAAACAGTATGCGCTGCTGGAAGTGCCATCTGATCAAATGGATCGCTTTATTAAGTTGCCTGCTAAGGGGCGCAGTAAAAAGCACAAGCTTTTGTTTTTAGATGACATTCTGCAACTGAATTTAGAAGTACTGTTTAAGGGAATTATTCCGTTTAAGCAGCTGCGGGCTTTTTCATTTAAGACCACCAGAGACGCCGAATACCGTCCTTCAGATGATATTGAACAAAGCTTGCTTGAACGTATGGAAGAAGGCTTAAAGCAAAGAGTAAAGGCTGATCCTGTGCGTTTGGTCTATGATCGCGCAATGCCTGAAGATATGCTCTCTTTTTTGAGTGAAAAGCTGCAGTTAACCCAGTTTGATTCCTTTGTCGCTGGCGGCCGTTATCGTAACACACGAGATTTCGTTAAATTTCCGCATTTGGGCAAAAAATCACTGACGCACAAAGCTCTGCCTGCACTGTTTCATCCAAAATTTTCGCATTTTGATAATGTGTTTGATGCCATTCAGAAAAGCGATATTGCCTTGTATTACCCGTATCATAGGTTTTCGCATTTTACGGAGTTTGTCCGGCAGGCCGCTTACGATCCTAAAGTTACCCGAATCTCAATGTGTATTTATCGTGTGGCGCCTAACTCTCGGGTGGTTCGCTCGTTGATGGACGCGGTACAAAACGGTAAGCATGTGACTGTTATGGTTGAGCTTCAGGCTCGGTTCGATGAAGAAGCAAACATTGAATGGGCTAAAGAATTAACCGACTCAGGTGTTCGTGTCAGTTTTGGCATTCACGGGCTTAAAGTGCACTCAAAGCTGGTGCTAGTTCATCGCAGTGAGGGTAGCCTCGACCGACGGTACGCGGTAATTGGAACCGGTAACTTTCATGAGGGAACGGCACAAATTTATACTGACTTTAGTTTATTTACCTGTCAGCCGGATGTTTGTACCGATGTTGAATCGGTATTTCATTACCTTGAGCAACCTTACCGGGCACATAAGTTTCGTCATTTAATGGTGGCGCCGGTCAACATGCGCCAGAGAATAAATGATCTTATCGAGTTCGAGATAGACCAGGCCAAAGCCGGTAAACCTGCCGAATTGTTTTTTAAAGTGAATAACTTAGAAGACGAAAGCCTGATTGTGCAACTTTATAGAGCGTCGCGCGCCGGTGTTAAAATTAGAGGCATAGTGCGAGGCATGTGTTCTTTGCGCCCTGGAATCGAAAATCTCAGCGAGAACATTGAAATTCGTAGTATTGTTGACCGCTATCTGGAGCATGCCCGGGTGTACGTTTTTGAGCACGCCGGCAAGAAAGAAGTCTTTATTGCTTCGGCCGACTTAATGACACGTAACTTAGATCATCGTGTGGAAGTTGCCGCACCCATCTATGATGATGAGGTGAAAACTGATATTTTGAAAATTATGAACTTGCAGTGGCAGGATAAAGCCAAGTCACGCTTTATTGATGCGGAACAACGGAACAAATACTGTTTTGAGTCGGATCGACTGGCTCCTCCTAAAGGCCGTTCGCTGGTGCCTTCACAAGTCGCTATTCACCGATATCTTAAGCGACGTAAGAGAGATTATGAAAGCCAACAAAAAGACCTCTAA
- a CDS encoding alpha/beta fold hydrolase, protein MVQPVARSFYANTPFARLKGYRYGDPDKPVVVVQGGISASGQIWKADESGWWQSLHPLFSELTDVQVISFDYPGGIGGSECPSVPLTVQQHSEAIRHALKQETDNLQAWIGGSFGGVLGLQYAADHPTELPRLSAIGAAHKPSVHSALLRYFQQALIQRCDDKQSGIILARALAMLSYRTAEEFEQRFNHADDAFEYLLYQGEKLLKQNGNGCRSLFTHLTPILNDYSINPTRVQAKVQLVDFNNDAIAPPSLVNELESLLPNPFGRVTIETPFGHDGFIKNVEQYQSALTHFLTESELESV, encoded by the coding sequence ATGGTTCAGCCAGTTGCCCGCAGTTTTTATGCAAACACTCCGTTCGCACGTCTTAAAGGTTATCGCTATGGCGATCCTGATAAACCGGTCGTTGTTGTTCAGGGCGGGATCAGTGCCAGTGGCCAAATCTGGAAAGCTGATGAAAGTGGCTGGTGGCAGTCGCTGCATCCGCTCTTTTCAGAGCTGACTGATGTGCAAGTCATCAGCTTCGATTACCCCGGCGGCATAGGAGGATCAGAGTGTCCGTCGGTGCCTTTAACGGTGCAGCAACACAGTGAAGCCATACGACACGCACTTAAACAGGAAACCGACAACTTACAGGCATGGATCGGGGGGTCTTTCGGTGGCGTTCTGGGACTTCAGTATGCCGCTGACCACCCAACTGAGTTGCCACGTTTAAGTGCTATTGGCGCCGCTCATAAGCCGTCAGTACATTCAGCGTTACTGCGCTACTTTCAGCAAGCGCTCATTCAACGATGCGATGATAAACAGTCAGGCATTATTCTGGCGCGGGCGCTGGCCATGCTGAGTTATCGCACCGCGGAAGAATTCGAACAACGTTTTAATCATGCGGACGATGCCTTTGAATACTTACTGTATCAGGGCGAAAAACTCTTGAAGCAAAACGGCAATGGCTGCCGCAGCTTATTTACGCACCTTACGCCAATACTCAATGATTACAGTATTAATCCAACCCGCGTGCAGGCAAAAGTGCAGCTAGTCGACTTTAACAACGACGCTATTGCCCCGCCCAGCCTGGTGAATGAACTGGAAAGCTTACTTCCCAACCCATTTGGCCGGGTCACTATTGAAACGCCGTTCGGCCACGACGGGTTTATCAAGAATGTTGAACAGTACCAATCGGCTTTAACGCATTTTTTAACTGAATCTGAACTGGAGTCCGTATGA
- a CDS encoding alkaline phosphatase: protein MKLKALAAGIGLALASTMVQAEEQKPNIIYIIGDGMGFEYISAYRYAMSDLDSKTIAETEFDAMLKGAATTYPDDNTWVTDSAAGATALATGVKSYNGAIAVDSDKYPLQSIMELARENGWSTGSVSTSQVNHATPASFFTHHPSRYEYNQIADKIATQVVEGKPSFDVMLGGGQSYFNRDDKNWLDVLPEHGMQVVTDMQKLNSVDSTPVMGLFAEKGLPFAIDGDVDALANMTRTALRLLDKKQQPFALMIEGSEIDWCGHANDIACAVHEMDGLNRALKVVSEYRENNPNTLIVMTADHSTGGLTLGRDGEYAWHSDRVMKIKSSIASMSKEMLTMDTDSWAEYVADKVNFELTQEYLDELAIAAEKEGEEQQEALHQALVYITGDITGTGWTTSGHTGVDVPVFADGPYSENFGGYMDNTDIGKQLIKVVK, encoded by the coding sequence ATGAAACTCAAAGCACTGGCAGCCGGTATTGGACTGGCGTTGGCATCTACAATGGTGCAGGCAGAAGAACAGAAACCCAATATTATTTATATTATTGGTGACGGTATGGGATTTGAATATATTAGCGCGTACCGTTATGCCATGTCTGATTTAGACAGCAAAACGATTGCTGAAACTGAGTTTGATGCCATGCTGAAAGGCGCCGCAACAACCTATCCTGATGATAATACCTGGGTTACTGACTCAGCTGCGGGTGCAACCGCTCTGGCTACAGGCGTTAAAAGTTACAATGGCGCTATTGCGGTCGATTCAGATAAATATCCGCTGCAGAGTATCATGGAACTGGCTCGTGAAAATGGCTGGTCAACGGGTTCGGTATCGACATCACAAGTTAATCATGCAACACCGGCATCGTTTTTCACTCATCACCCGTCGCGCTACGAATATAATCAAATAGCCGACAAAATTGCGACTCAGGTGGTTGAAGGTAAGCCGTCTTTTGACGTCATGCTAGGTGGCGGACAAAGCTATTTTAACCGTGACGACAAAAACTGGCTGGATGTATTGCCAGAGCATGGCATGCAGGTAGTAACCGATATGCAAAAGCTAAACTCGGTTGACTCTACGCCTGTAATGGGGCTTTTTGCAGAAAAAGGTCTGCCGTTTGCTATTGATGGCGATGTTGATGCGTTGGCCAATATGACACGTACCGCTTTGCGCTTATTGGATAAAAAGCAGCAGCCGTTTGCTTTAATGATTGAAGGCAGCGAAATTGACTGGTGTGGTCATGCTAACGACATTGCTTGTGCCGTACACGAAATGGACGGGCTAAACCGCGCCTTGAAAGTGGTGAGTGAATACCGCGAAAACAACCCCAATACCTTAATTGTTATGACGGCTGATCACTCAACTGGCGGTCTGACACTAGGGCGTGACGGCGAGTATGCCTGGCATTCTGACCGTGTTATGAAAATTAAAAGCTCTATTGCGTCCATGAGTAAGGAAATGCTGACCATGGATACGGATAGCTGGGCGGAGTATGTAGCTGACAAAGTTAACTTTGAGCTGACTCAGGAGTATCTTGATGAACTTGCTATTGCTGCTGAAAAAGAAGGTGAAGAGCAGCAGGAGGCTCTGCATCAGGCATTGGTCTATATAACGGGCGATATTACCGGCACTGGCTGGACAACCAGCGGACACACCGGCGTTGATGTTCCTGTCTTCGCCGACGGCCCGTATAGCGAGAACTTCGGTGGCTATATGGACAATACTGATATTGGCAAGCAGCTAATAAAAGTCGTTAAATAA
- a CDS encoding exopolyphosphatase, with protein MKANKKTSNNDPKQFAALDIGSNSFHLIIARLVEGQLQPIFKFKQPVQLGEGLSNRHLSDAALYRGVEALRQCAVRLEGFHRDTVKVVATHTLRKAKNRKRFLAEAAKVLPFPIEIISGREEARLIFRGVAETSSESTGSQLVIDIGGGSTEFAIGKNRQPKFLSSRSIGSLAFSKEFFSSGKITPKRFDKAVVSARQHVEPIANYLAEHQVESVFGTSGTIKAIYQWIVKRDGEQPLGITYSQLQGCRTDLIAAESLKKLNKEWVSPERRESIAGGVAVLLGIFEELGIERLVPHDSALREGVLYELAGEVLLHQDVRERTINSLAQRYSVDSAQAQRVLSTVQQIWGSVAENWGLTGQDLEVLLEGAAKLHEVGLSISASGVQKHSGYILAHAYMPGFNAEEQRFLSTIVRYFRKKIQTAEFPDLILFSQNQLIKMLIIMRLGVILNSDRQNSSSLDKAVIEDGALKLQLKGSAKEDSVLTMQLESEANVMQKLGYELLVC; from the coding sequence ATGAAAGCCAACAAAAAGACCTCTAATAATGACCCGAAGCAATTTGCTGCTTTGGATATTGGCTCCAATAGCTTTCATTTAATTATTGCGCGTTTAGTGGAAGGTCAGCTTCAGCCTATTTTCAAATTCAAGCAACCCGTACAGCTGGGAGAAGGCCTCTCTAACCGGCACCTGAGTGATGCTGCGCTTTACCGTGGTGTTGAAGCACTCCGGCAATGCGCTGTTCGGCTGGAAGGTTTCCATCGCGATACCGTGAAAGTTGTGGCTACACACACCTTGCGAAAAGCTAAGAATCGTAAGCGATTTCTGGCTGAAGCCGCCAAAGTGTTACCTTTCCCTATCGAAATCATTTCAGGCAGGGAAGAAGCCCGGTTAATTTTTCGTGGCGTAGCGGAAACCAGTTCCGAATCTACCGGTTCTCAGCTGGTTATTGATATTGGCGGGGGCAGTACTGAATTCGCTATTGGAAAAAATCGCCAACCGAAGTTCTTAAGCTCCCGCAGTATTGGAAGCCTGGCTTTTTCAAAAGAGTTTTTTTCATCAGGGAAAATTACCCCCAAACGCTTTGATAAGGCGGTTGTATCCGCTCGTCAGCATGTTGAGCCAATAGCTAACTATTTGGCGGAGCACCAGGTAGAAAGTGTTTTCGGTACGTCGGGAACCATTAAGGCTATTTATCAGTGGATTGTGAAACGCGATGGTGAACAACCTTTGGGCATAACTTATTCCCAGCTTCAGGGGTGCCGAACAGACCTTATTGCTGCTGAGTCGTTAAAAAAACTGAATAAAGAATGGGTTTCGCCCGAGCGCAGAGAATCTATTGCCGGTGGTGTTGCGGTGCTGTTGGGTATTTTCGAAGAACTGGGAATCGAACGTCTGGTTCCTCACGACTCCGCGTTAAGAGAGGGCGTGTTGTATGAACTGGCAGGTGAAGTCTTGCTGCACCAGGACGTACGTGAGCGCACTATTAACAGTTTAGCGCAACGCTACTCGGTTGATTCAGCTCAAGCTCAGCGGGTGTTATCTACGGTTCAGCAAATTTGGGGGAGCGTAGCTGAAAACTGGGGACTCACCGGACAAGATTTGGAAGTGTTATTAGAGGGGGCAGCTAAGTTACACGAGGTGGGACTTAGTATTAGTGCCAGTGGTGTACAAAAGCATTCTGGTTATATTTTAGCTCACGCTTATATGCCAGGGTTTAATGCCGAAGAGCAGCGTTTTCTATCGACCATTGTCCGGTACTTTCGTAAAAAAATACAAACCGCAGAATTTCCTGACTTGATTTTGTTTAGCCAGAATCAGCTTATTAAAATGCTGATAATTATGCGTCTGGGCGTTATTTTAAACAGCGATAGACAAAACTCGAGCTCATTGGATAAGGCTGTTATTGAAGACGGGGCGTTGAAACTGCAGCTGAAAGGCTCTGCTAAAGAGGATTCAGTGCTTACTATGCAACTTGAGTCCGAGGCCAACGTTATGCAGAAATTAGGTTATGAACTGCTAGTCTGCTGA
- a CDS encoding O-acetylhomoserine aminocarboxypropyltransferase/cysteine synthase family protein, translating to MKDETLAIHHGYETDPTTKSVATPIYQTVSYEFDNAQHGADLFDLAVEGNIYTRIMNPTNDVLEKRVAELEHGVAALAVASGMAAIEYALITLARQGDNIVTTPQLYGGTYTLFQHMLPSFGIEVRFAESDKAEDIGKLIDGKTKAVFCESIGNPAGNIADLEGYAEVAHQHGVPLVVDNTVATPILCKPIDFGADIVVHSLTKYIGGHGNSVGGLIVDSGGFDWVKQKQRFPQFSSPEPAYHGVVYTDAFGPAAFIARVRTVALRNTGACLSPFNAFLLLQGLETLPLRIERHCENALKVAEYLQSHPSVDWVNFAALPEHTNYERAKKYIKNGVPASLLTFGVKGGYDAGVEFYDKLKLFKRLVNIGDAKSLACHPASTTHRQLSAGEQAAVGVKPEAIRLCVGIENAEDIIADISQALA from the coding sequence ATGAAAGACGAAACATTGGCCATCCACCACGGCTATGAAACTGACCCAACGACTAAGTCAGTAGCTACTCCCATTTACCAAACCGTTTCCTACGAGTTTGATAACGCACAGCATGGCGCTGACCTGTTTGACCTGGCAGTTGAAGGGAATATTTATACCCGCATTATGAACCCGACCAACGATGTTCTGGAAAAACGTGTCGCAGAACTTGAACATGGTGTCGCCGCACTTGCCGTAGCCTCAGGCATGGCAGCCATTGAGTACGCATTAATTACGCTTGCCCGTCAGGGCGATAACATAGTGACGACACCACAACTCTACGGCGGAACCTACACACTATTCCAGCATATGTTGCCTTCATTTGGCATTGAAGTCCGTTTTGCCGAATCGGATAAAGCGGAAGACATAGGCAAACTTATAGACGGTAAAACTAAAGCCGTATTCTGTGAAAGTATTGGCAACCCGGCGGGAAACATCGCCGATTTAGAAGGCTATGCTGAGGTCGCTCACCAGCATGGAGTTCCACTGGTCGTGGACAACACGGTTGCTACACCGATACTTTGCAAACCCATTGATTTTGGCGCTGACATTGTGGTGCATTCACTAACCAAATACATTGGGGGTCATGGCAATTCAGTTGGCGGATTAATAGTCGATAGCGGAGGGTTTGACTGGGTTAAACAAAAACAACGCTTTCCTCAGTTTAGCTCACCGGAGCCAGCTTATCACGGCGTAGTCTATACCGACGCTTTTGGTCCGGCGGCTTTCATAGCCCGCGTTCGTACTGTCGCTTTGCGTAATACCGGTGCTTGCTTGTCACCCTTTAACGCCTTCCTGTTACTGCAGGGTTTGGAGACTTTACCTTTGCGTATTGAGCGCCACTGCGAAAACGCGCTGAAAGTGGCTGAATACTTACAGTCGCACCCAAGCGTAGACTGGGTAAACTTTGCAGCGCTGCCAGAGCACACTAACTACGAGCGAGCGAAAAAGTATATTAAAAATGGGGTTCCTGCGTCGCTGTTAACTTTTGGCGTTAAAGGCGGCTACGATGCTGGCGTTGAGTTTTACGATAAGCTGAAACTGTTTAAACGCCTGGTCAACATTGGTGACGCAAAGTCACTGGCCTGCCACCCGGCCTCCACAACTCACCGGCAGTTGTCTGCTGGCGAACAGGCCGCGGTTGGCGTAAAACCAGAAGCTATTCGTTTATGTGTTGGCATTGAAAATGCGGAAGATATTATTGCCGATATCTCTCAGGCACTCGCTTGA